A single region of the Anaerococcus urinomassiliensis genome encodes:
- a CDS encoding lactococcin 972 family bacteriocin, whose product MKKIKTLLSVVSLSMLLTSVAFASVEVDGGIWSYGGVHEVGNWGAFSNYYHPSRYHYSRVVRGSDSKDDTRYAGAGNTSEAFIHTKIGEKAYFDYGF is encoded by the coding sequence ATGAAAAAAATTAAAACTTTATTATCAGTTGTTTCATTATCAATGCTTCTAACATCAGTGGCATTTGCATCAGTAGAGGTAGATGGTGGCATTTGGTCATATGGTGGAGTTCATGAGGTAGGTAACTGGGGTGCTTTTTCTAACTACTACCATCCTAGTAGATATCATTACTCAAGAGTAGTAAGAGGGAGTGATTCCAAAGATGATACAAGATATGCAGGTGCAGGTAATACATCAGAAGCTTTTATACACACTAAGATTGGAGAAAAAGCATATTTTGACTACGGATTTTAA
- a CDS encoding DUF1430 domain-containing protein, with the protein MKKIVIFISSLLTSALLYFFISGTQSQIIFSSFPTVDLYYVNPEIDKSDFEEDLEALANKNDVIIAKRIVIPQKSGEVNFYYKTFGDKEAPSYINIASDEVLKINDDLAATYIIIGQALSQDELYNFLSTNGNQTRKFGDGSSLENVIVLFGYPAMFFILVVSFFVILAISIINRLNETAKYGIKLISGQRKSMLLFKDFIDDLITVILAFLMNVIIFGILFKVHNIFNEPIMRYFLIALIIYLLGIVLVSLIVSFLFFAIIKYKNLMQIIKGRLPIKSIMTVLVISQILSFIIVAYQFRLASFSYPQIKTLETSASKWDEYPDLVNITFNLNSHADSLEEDLKRWNQWYEYLDDTFEDDKWILAYSNIANYFGSDIEATRAKLDKYNPDGNTIIVSNNYLEKEQVDHKTDFSDLKYGEFGLILPEKLKANEKALVKVYEDYVNENFGGDGDFKAKVEYVSDNQKRFIFNTTIITDKQYLTDPAIIVISPKSTGASDRSLMFWNNMISNFIFFDNYEYCHKSLEDRDLLKWVSYIINSRSDYYERLSDEIRDIRFSIIGSIFTILTSLLLFNSIVITYFKEFRRENFIKRISGLSFFGIHKRFIIIQCIIFFLSLIASYKLTEDWQSSLGTFLVFVLNSFIILYVQNKKENKQSMTILKGE; encoded by the coding sequence ATGAAAAAAATTGTAATTTTCATATCATCACTACTAACGAGTGCTCTTTTGTACTTTTTTATAAGTGGGACACAAAGTCAGATTATATTTTCGTCGTTTCCAACTGTAGATTTATACTATGTAAATCCTGAGATTGATAAGTCTGATTTTGAAGAAGATTTAGAAGCCTTGGCTAATAAAAATGATGTTATTATTGCTAAAAGGATAGTTATTCCACAAAAAAGCGGAGAAGTTAATTTTTATTATAAGACCTTTGGCGATAAGGAAGCTCCTTCTTATATAAACATTGCTTCTGATGAAGTGCTAAAGATTAACGATGACTTAGCTGCAACTTATATTATAATAGGCCAAGCTTTAAGCCAGGACGAATTATATAATTTTTTATCAACAAATGGTAACCAAACTAGAAAATTTGGAGATGGATCTTCCCTAGAAAATGTAATTGTGCTATTTGGATATCCTGCTATGTTTTTTATACTTGTGGTAAGTTTCTTTGTTATTTTAGCTATATCTATAATCAATAGACTAAATGAAACTGCAAAATATGGTATAAAACTAATATCTGGACAGAGAAAGTCAATGCTATTATTTAAAGATTTTATAGATGATTTGATCACTGTTATTTTGGCTTTTCTAATGAATGTGATTATTTTTGGCATTTTATTTAAAGTACATAATATTTTTAACGAACCTATAATGAGATATTTTTTGATCGCTCTTATAATTTACTTATTAGGTATTGTACTAGTATCATTAATAGTTTCTTTTTTATTTTTTGCTATAATTAAATATAAGAATCTTATGCAAATTATCAAGGGGAGGCTGCCAATAAAGTCGATTATGACTGTATTGGTTATTTCTCAAATCTTATCGTTTATAATAGTGGCATATCAGTTTAGACTTGCAAGTTTTTCCTATCCACAGATTAAAACTCTTGAGACTTCAGCTAGTAAGTGGGATGAATATCCTGATTTAGTAAATATTACTTTTAATTTAAATTCTCACGCAGATTCCCTTGAAGAGGATTTAAAGAGATGGAATCAATGGTATGAATACTTAGATGATACTTTTGAAGATGATAAGTGGATACTAGCTTATAGCAATATTGCTAATTATTTTGGATCGGATATTGAGGCTACTAGAGCTAAACTAGATAAGTATAATCCAGATGGAAATACCATAATTGTTTCCAATAATTATCTAGAAAAAGAACAGGTAGATCATAAAACTGACTTTTCTGATTTGAAATATGGAGAGTTTGGACTAATATTGCCTGAGAAGTTAAAGGCTAATGAAAAAGCACTTGTAAAAGTATATGAAGATTATGTTAATGAAAATTTTGGTGGTGATGGTGATTTTAAGGCAAAGGTGGAATATGTTAGTGATAATCAAAAAAGATTTATCTTCAATACAACAATTATTACAGACAAGCAGTATTTAACAGATCCTGCTATTATAGTTATAAGTCCAAAATCTACAGGAGCTAGTGATCGTAGTTTGATGTTTTGGAATAATATGATAAGTAATTTTATATTCTTTGATAACTATGAATATTGCCACAAATCCCTTGAAGATCGCGATCTTTTAAAGTGGGTTTCTTATATAATAAATAGCAGAAGTGATTATTATGAGAGATTGTCAGACGAAATAAGAGATATTAGGTTTAGCATAATTGGAAGTATTTTTACTATACTTACATCCTTACTCTTGTTTAACAGTATTGTTATAACTTACTTCAAAGAATTTAGAAGAGAAAATTTCATAAAGAGAATATCTGGCTTGAGTTTCTTTGGTATCCATAAGCGTTTTATTATAATACAGTGTATTATATTTTTCCTTAGCTTAATTGCTTCCTATAAGCTAACCGAGGACTGGCAATCTAGCCTAGGAACATTTTTAGTCTTTGTTTTGAATTCATTTATAATTTTATATGTTCAAAATAAAAAAGAGAATAAGCAAAGTATGACAATTTTAAAGGGGGAATAG
- a CDS encoding ATP-binding cassette domain-containing protein, with product MIEIRNLSKSFGDRNLFNNININFYDNRTYAIVGESGSGKTTLLNIIAKLEEKDRGTIVYNSTDLDKIDEHIFFRDYLGYLFQNLGLIESESVDYNLELAFVGKKLNKSEKLRLKKEALDKVNLSHIKLDTKVYTLSGGESQRVALSKLILKQPPIILADEPTASVDPMNAEEILNILLAMKSEGRIIIIATHSKDIWQATDEVISIDELKGEI from the coding sequence ATGATAGAAATTAGAAACTTATCTAAAAGCTTTGGTGATAGAAATCTTTTTAACAATATCAATATTAATTTTTATGACAATAGGACCTATGCCATAGTTGGAGAAAGTGGTTCGGGCAAGACAACTTTACTAAATATTATAGCCAAACTTGAAGAAAAAGATAGGGGCACCATAGTATACAATTCTACTGATTTAGATAAGATTGATGAACATATATTTTTTAGGGACTATCTAGGGTATTTGTTCCAAAATTTAGGATTAATCGAAAGTGAAAGTGTAGATTATAATCTAGAGCTAGCATTTGTTGGAAAGAAGCTTAATAAAAGCGAAAAACTTAGATTAAAAAAAGAAGCTTTAGATAAGGTTAATTTATCGCATATAAAGCTAGATACAAAAGTTTACACATTATCTGGTGGCGAGAGTCAGAGAGTTGCCTTATCTAAACTTATCTTAAAACAACCTCCTATAATTTTAGCTGATGAGCCAACTGCATCAGTAGATCCAATGAATGCCGAGGAAATATTAAATATTTTATTAGCAATGAAAAGTGAAGGTAGGATTATAATAATCGCCACCCATAGCAAGGACATATGGCAAGCAACTGATGAAGTGATTTCTATAGATGAATTAAAAGGTGAAATATAA